The following are encoded in a window of Limibacter armeniacum genomic DNA:
- a CDS encoding TM2 domain-containing protein, whose product MNKHYLQSKVKSTGTTYLFWFFFGAHYAYLGMWGIQFLYWFTLGGVGVWALIDLFLIPGKVSRYNAKLFAQIDQLEKKERDEDMARNISMIQASKTDSNE is encoded by the coding sequence ATGAACAAGCACTATCTGCAATCGAAAGTAAAATCAACGGGCACGACCTATCTGTTCTGGTTCTTTTTTGGGGCCCATTATGCTTACCTCGGGATGTGGGGCATCCAGTTCCTGTACTGGTTTACGCTTGGGGGCGTAGGGGTTTGGGCCTTGATTGACCTTTTCCTGATACCTGGCAAAGTGAGTCGTTACAATGCCAAGCTGTTCGCTCAGATAGACCAGCTGGAGAAGAAGGAAAGGGATGAGGACATGGCCCGGAACATTTCCATGATACAGGCATCCAAAACAGATAGTAATGAGTAG
- a CDS encoding DNA cytosine methyltransferase produces the protein MNHIELFAGCGGLSLGLESLGFELVFANELSPMASETFAYNFFGENLTELAGREEPAQMTYWLNSQFERNNLTRRLRENPQEVPDDGTGHNDLLDEDANIQGSMVVGNIIELNGFLETQPELLQRIQHALDLEGDEVDLVSGGPPCQSFSMAGLRQHDNARNQLPWEFARFVRLVKPKVALLENVSGILRAFDIDGKKHYAWFEVAKAFATIGYVPICLHVNAKYTGTAQNRPRYIMLALREDVFQEFQAGDRNEVELSLLENSHVFYTAVQGEQENEMEPVMFGDLEYHDIEKNPERFTNTFLAPLLQFKEGQWRSVTDAIDDLRGEGIAQSAYVQQVNHELLGNRILGGFELGNHEHRGNGELVQRRFRLYQVLEQVVPATKKNINAFLRRPDETILEDGTVAEMLRFDFLNEENYYIRFNDGLELDQYLRTLLTKKQTQRALVANRPAPAALSIPDDACHYHHDELRTLTVREMARIQSFPDWFEFRSKVTTGGQMRKFEVPQYTQVGNAVPPLLGRALGQVVTNVLNA, from the coding sequence GTGAATCATATAGAACTGTTTGCAGGATGTGGTGGCCTTTCATTGGGATTGGAATCGTTAGGATTTGAACTGGTGTTTGCCAATGAACTGTCACCGATGGCCAGCGAGACATTTGCCTACAACTTCTTTGGAGAGAACCTGACGGAGTTGGCAGGAAGAGAGGAGCCAGCCCAAATGACCTACTGGCTCAATAGCCAGTTTGAACGCAATAACCTTACTCGAAGGCTAAGGGAAAATCCACAGGAGGTTCCCGATGATGGGACTGGACACAACGACTTGCTGGATGAAGATGCAAACATACAGGGTAGTATGGTGGTGGGCAATATCATTGAACTCAACGGCTTTCTGGAGACACAACCGGAACTGCTACAGCGCATACAGCATGCGCTGGATCTGGAAGGGGATGAGGTGGATCTTGTATCCGGTGGGCCTCCTTGCCAAAGCTTTAGTATGGCGGGCCTCAGGCAACATGACAATGCCCGTAACCAGTTGCCATGGGAGTTTGCCCGGTTCGTCAGGCTGGTGAAGCCGAAAGTGGCCTTGCTAGAAAATGTTTCGGGTATTCTTAGGGCTTTCGATATAGATGGAAAAAAGCATTATGCTTGGTTTGAGGTAGCCAAGGCATTTGCCACAATCGGCTATGTCCCGATTTGCCTGCATGTCAATGCCAAGTACACTGGCACTGCCCAGAACAGGCCGAGGTATATCATGCTGGCCCTGAGGGAAGATGTTTTTCAGGAGTTTCAGGCAGGAGACAGGAACGAGGTGGAGCTATCATTGCTGGAGAACTCCCATGTTTTCTATACAGCCGTACAAGGGGAACAAGAGAACGAGATGGAGCCAGTAATGTTCGGTGATCTGGAATACCATGATATTGAGAAAAACCCTGAGCGATTTACCAATACTTTTCTCGCGCCACTGCTACAATTCAAAGAAGGGCAGTGGAGAAGCGTGACCGATGCCATTGATGACTTGCGAGGTGAAGGGATTGCACAAAGTGCATATGTTCAACAGGTTAACCATGAACTGCTGGGAAACAGGATCCTTGGAGGCTTTGAGCTGGGTAATCACGAGCACAGGGGCAATGGGGAACTTGTACAGAGAAGGTTCAGGCTGTACCAGGTGCTGGAGCAAGTAGTCCCGGCAACCAAGAAAAATATCAACGCTTTCCTGAGAAGGCCAGATGAAACCATATTGGAGGATGGGACTGTTGCCGAAATGCTGAGGTTCGATTTCCTGAACGAGGAAAACTATTATATCCGATTCAATGATGGATTGGAACTGGACCAGTACCTACGTACCCTGCTCACCAAGAAGCAGACACAACGGGCCTTGGTGGCAAATCGACCGGCACCGGCAGCACTGTCCATACCGGATGATGCCTGTCACTACCACCATGACGAGTTAAGGACCCTAACTGTCCGTGAGATGGCCAGAATACAGTCGTTCCCAGACTGGTTTGAATTCCGTTCGAAGGTGACTACCGGAGGGCAAATGAGAAAGTTTGAGGTACCGCAGTATACGCAAGTAGGGAATGCAGTACCCCCATTGCTGGGTAGGGCATTGGGGCAAGTAGTGACTAATGTACTAAATGCCTAA
- a CDS encoding PD-(D/E)XK nuclease family protein: MNETPMNFDWIASLVNEFPKKPDTRKNIFEIAGFPKRETVNSNMLRFYLDKEEEHNLGALFFDALLGLYADKMPSFESDRENYETQFTVEREILTPKGKYIDLVLKECEAVEEGNPKWAIIIENKLDAALYNDLEEYWNAVEVDGPHKLGIVLSLHPITMPENPPFVNITHKELADRVIRNLPTVYLGSDDRHLLFLKEYTSNINSFYQDKNYLQRMDATLTSFHENAENIQKLINLDADLLRYVTNAVVNAMAEAGFNASSIYPSKHKFFHFNADSELLSETIKNHLDAAHKFRVWVDIKRVKDKGEFVAFFELFNSSNTLYGDLLKEKLKDISYSTHLKPGTGGSLGGAFYHIFAISFEIKDFGEKGFEETLKSRLLQALSYHSSQPVDKAVEALDELLKK; this comes from the coding sequence ATGAATGAAACACCCATGAACTTTGACTGGATTGCATCACTGGTCAATGAGTTTCCAAAAAAACCTGACACCCGAAAAAACATCTTCGAGATAGCAGGTTTTCCCAAACGGGAAACCGTCAACAGTAACATGCTAAGGTTTTACCTGGACAAGGAAGAAGAGCACAACTTAGGTGCCTTGTTTTTCGATGCCTTGCTGGGATTGTATGCAGACAAGATGCCCAGCTTCGAGTCGGACAGGGAAAACTATGAAACACAGTTCACGGTAGAGCGGGAAATCCTGACCCCAAAAGGCAAGTATATTGACCTCGTGCTCAAGGAATGTGAAGCGGTAGAAGAGGGAAACCCCAAGTGGGCCATCATCATCGAGAACAAGCTGGATGCAGCCCTCTACAACGACCTGGAAGAATACTGGAATGCAGTTGAGGTGGATGGCCCCCACAAGCTGGGAATTGTGCTTTCGCTCCACCCCATTACAATGCCTGAAAACCCTCCATTTGTGAACATCACGCACAAGGAGCTGGCAGACAGGGTAATCAGAAACTTACCCACCGTCTATCTGGGAAGTGACGACAGGCACCTGCTCTTCCTGAAAGAATACACCTCAAACATCAACTCATTTTATCAAGACAAAAACTACTTACAAAGAATGGATGCAACACTCACATCATTTCATGAAAATGCAGAAAACATTCAAAAACTGATCAACCTCGATGCCGACCTGCTAAGGTATGTCACCAATGCGGTAGTGAACGCCATGGCCGAAGCAGGATTTAACGCCTCGAGTATCTACCCATCCAAGCATAAGTTTTTCCACTTCAATGCAGATAGCGAGCTGCTCTCAGAAACAATAAAAAATCATCTTGACGCAGCACACAAGTTCAGGGTTTGGGTAGATATAAAAAGGGTGAAAGACAAGGGGGAGTTTGTCGCTTTCTTTGAACTTTTCAACAGCAGCAATACCCTATACGGAGACCTGTTAAAAGAGAAGCTGAAGGATATCTCCTATTCAACCCATCTGAAGCCAGGCACCGGAGGCTCATTAGGTGGAGCCTTTTACCATATCTTCGCCATCTCGTTCGAGATAAAAGACTTTGGGGAAAAGGGTTTTGAGGAAACCCTCAAATCCAGGCTGCTTCAAGCATTATCTTACCATAGCTCCCAACCAGTTGATAAGGCAGTAGAAGCATTGGATGAACTGCTGAAAAAGTAG
- a CDS encoding very short patch repair endonuclease codes for MPDKFSPEVRSRIMASIKGKDTRPELIVRRYLHRHGFRFRLHGRYRGKVLPGKPDIVLPKYKTVIFVHGCFWHGHQDCKYYKLPKTNTEFWRWKIARNRANDISHRMDLLREGWNVMTVWECAIRYDKERTLKVLDSLVDMIKV; via the coding sequence ATGCCCGACAAGTTTAGCCCCGAAGTACGCAGCAGGATCATGGCCTCGATCAAGGGCAAGGATACGAGGCCTGAGCTGATTGTGAGGCGCTACCTGCACCGCCATGGCTTCCGCTTCCGGCTGCACGGCAGGTACAGGGGCAAAGTCCTGCCTGGCAAACCTGACATCGTGTTACCCAAGTACAAGACCGTGATCTTTGTCCATGGCTGCTTCTGGCATGGGCACCAAGACTGCAAGTACTACAAGCTGCCCAAGACCAACACAGAGTTTTGGCGTTGGAAAATCGCTCGGAACCGAGCCAATGACATTAGCCACCGTATGGACTTGTTGAGGGAAGGGTGGAATGTGATGACGGTTTGGGAGTGTGCTATTAGGTATGACAAAGAAAGGACCCTGAAAGTGCTAGATAGCTTGGTTGATATGATCAAGGTATGA
- a CDS encoding metal-dependent hydrolase, whose translation MMGFNHLAGGFAFTATFASFSDTNIFETPERIAATAFFALLPDVDHRSSLIGKLFYPVAKYLDTHYGHRTITHSFPALVAVTAMVLLVENALELSHHAYALIACLAYLSHLVFDMCTRAGIPFFIPFTKRRCVLPANPAMRLRAGDLRSEALVFFAFIGMNFLCWDLYEKGFWTKYNEAFSTVMHLEKEYQKGRGLHARFKSVEGDVVTFQSGKPLLMVSGRLQLVSSDEPLLSFSDGPRYRIETVSLVSVSADSLNQLLAGHFIEAVIRSEEPFQYPDGSGLLATGNSATLTNSQHVTIQPTRKRSEQLTEKLFQLEARIFEQRQEEKSSRLALKQLETKRQLLMEGFTAMSDYEKGKAIGELKTLKTKIEGFEVVTADTLLLDRERQQLLMEMEKIQVFDAVVRRVIKSP comes from the coding sequence ATGATGGGATTCAACCACCTGGCAGGCGGTTTTGCCTTCACGGCCACCTTTGCCAGCTTCTCAGACACCAATATCTTCGAGACCCCCGAACGGATTGCCGCTACTGCCTTCTTTGCCCTGCTGCCGGATGTGGACCACCGCTCCAGCCTAATTGGCAAGCTGTTTTACCCAGTGGCCAAGTATTTGGACACCCACTACGGCCACCGCACCATTACCCATTCCTTTCCCGCACTCGTTGCCGTGACCGCCATGGTGCTGCTTGTAGAGAATGCCCTGGAACTCTCCCACCATGCCTACGCCCTGATTGCTTGCCTGGCCTACCTTTCGCACCTCGTATTTGATATGTGCACTAGAGCGGGCATCCCTTTTTTTATACCGTTCACCAAACGTCGCTGCGTATTGCCCGCCAATCCTGCCATGCGGCTGCGGGCGGGTGACCTGCGCTCAGAGGCACTGGTGTTTTTTGCTTTTATCGGAATGAACTTCCTTTGCTGGGACCTGTATGAAAAAGGCTTCTGGACCAAATACAACGAGGCCTTCTCTACAGTGATGCACCTGGAGAAGGAATACCAAAAAGGCCGTGGGCTACACGCCCGGTTTAAGTCCGTCGAAGGTGATGTGGTCACCTTCCAATCCGGCAAACCGCTCTTGATGGTCTCAGGCAGACTGCAACTGGTCAGCAGCGATGAGCCGCTGCTCTCGTTCTCAGATGGCCCTCGCTACCGGATTGAGACGGTCAGCCTTGTTTCCGTTAGCGCCGACTCACTCAATCAACTGCTGGCAGGTCATTTTATTGAAGCGGTAATCAGAAGTGAAGAACCTTTCCAGTATCCGGACGGCTCAGGCCTTTTGGCTACGGGTAACTCCGCCACCCTTACCAACAGCCAGCATGTAACGATCCAGCCTACCCGAAAGCGCAGTGAGCAACTTACCGAAAAGCTTTTCCAGCTGGAGGCCCGAATCTTTGAGCAGCGGCAAGAAGAGAAGTCTAGCAGGCTAGCGTTAAAGCAACTGGAGACAAAACGACAGTTACTGATGGAAGGGTTTACAGCAATGAGTGACTATGAAAAAGGCAAGGCGATTGGGGAGCTAAAGACGCTGAAGACTAAAATCGAGGGCTTTGAAGTGGTCACGGCTGATACGCTGCTACTCGATCGGGAGCGGCAGCAGTTGCTGATGGAGATGGAAAAGATACAGGTATTTGATGCGGTGGTGAGGCGGGTAATCAAATCACCGTAA
- a CDS encoding MvaI/BcnI family restriction endonuclease: protein MNPFFIPNEGEERLIEIIQKYCREEFSLIRMTETMLKKSIIDASGELREILKQGRVVDFSTMPQGDEGKVYYNTAILSQSEVAEQRTSYYRPNTKKGDPRFWPSRLPRYAQSNDLVYFTVYKGQVIAIPLRDTEGFEGMLLSYFGEPETAEDYVGTLISELRKIKGQWIRSVSPHKLNPKDVGETLEKALGIPVNNLKNADYMGEIEIKAKRAATKTKDTLFSKVPNWDISPVPTATDMMLTHGYQSKKYPGYQDLYVTVSNTPNAQGLFLQSIPDKNLLVQKAGQLDVNIDTCYWEYETLKEALYNKHPKTLWVVGEHKLIEGEIHFQYTKVQLTQRPIFSQFISLIDQGIVTYDWRGRVLPDRTGYKDKGHAFRLKSAKDREKLFGSVEDIEL, encoded by the coding sequence GTGAATCCATTTTTTATCCCCAATGAGGGGGAAGAACGCCTAATTGAGATTATCCAGAAATACTGTAGGGAAGAGTTTAGCCTGATCCGGATGACGGAAACAATGCTAAAGAAAAGTATTATTGACGCCTCAGGGGAGTTGAGGGAAATCCTCAAGCAAGGGAGAGTTGTGGATTTTAGTACAATGCCTCAGGGCGATGAGGGAAAGGTCTACTACAATACCGCCATCTTATCACAGAGCGAAGTGGCTGAGCAGAGGACCAGCTACTACCGGCCGAATACCAAGAAGGGGGACCCCCGATTCTGGCCATCACGCCTGCCCCGTTATGCGCAATCCAATGACTTGGTATACTTCACTGTCTACAAGGGACAGGTGATTGCTATTCCTCTCCGGGATACAGAGGGCTTTGAGGGTATGCTACTATCCTATTTTGGGGAGCCTGAAACAGCTGAGGATTATGTTGGCACCCTGATAAGCGAACTGAGAAAAATAAAAGGACAGTGGATAAGAAGTGTAAGCCCTCACAAGCTGAATCCAAAGGATGTGGGAGAAACATTGGAAAAAGCGCTGGGGATTCCGGTGAACAACCTCAAGAATGCTGACTACATGGGAGAGATTGAGATCAAGGCAAAAAGAGCGGCAACCAAGACAAAGGATACACTTTTCAGTAAGGTACCTAACTGGGACATTAGCCCTGTACCAACGGCTACAGATATGATGCTGACCCATGGCTACCAAAGTAAAAAGTACCCAGGGTACCAAGACTTGTATGTGACGGTAAGTAATACCCCGAATGCACAAGGTCTTTTCTTACAAAGTATTCCAGACAAGAACTTGCTGGTACAGAAGGCTGGACAGCTTGATGTAAACATTGACACCTGCTACTGGGAGTACGAGACCCTTAAGGAAGCGCTCTATAACAAGCACCCCAAAACGTTGTGGGTGGTTGGCGAACACAAGCTTATAGAAGGGGAGATCCACTTCCAGTACACGAAGGTGCAATTGACGCAACGACCAATTTTTTCCCAGTTCATTTCACTGATCGACCAGGGAATTGTCACTTATGACTGGAGAGGGAGAGTGCTACCGGATAGGACAGGCTATAAGGACAAGGGGCATGCCTTCAGGCTTAAATCAGCAAAAGACAGGGAAAAGCTTTTTGGCTCGGTAGAGGATATTGAGCTATAA